Proteins from a genomic interval of Zingiber officinale cultivar Zhangliang chromosome 2A, Zo_v1.1, whole genome shotgun sequence:
- the LOC122040370 gene encoding subtilisin-like protease 4 — translation MTLTPWLLFFLLLAFFLNPSVASSSSASRYIIQVKDQPTEPLMEGSLKRWHESFLPPAVDASGVDRRLLHSYSDVFSGFAAMLTEEELQAMGKKNGFVRAFPDRVLRLMTTHTPDFLGLKVGSKGLWNDSKLGSGVIVGVLDSGVTPGHPSYDDEGVPPPPSRWKGSCELETGCNNKLIGARSMIAGGGGSPPIDESGHGTHTSSTAAGNFVRNASYFGFAKGTAAGMAPRAHLAIYQVCTGALGNDSCSSADVLAGLDSAVKDGVDILSISLAGDSIPLDQDPIAIGSFAAASKGIFVSACAGNSGPNNFTLNNEAPWMLTVAASSVDRSFRASVKLPSGKVISGESLDQPSNFPKSSLPLYYSTESPTCDMDPLDDSHRGSIWVCEAGGRHNVVEFAKSHGAKALIFIFPKKVGATIILTKMDFPGVVLANKEGSDLISYLISASNPSASIVFNGTVLGVSSIPAVAWFSSRGPSQATPGILKPDISGPGLNIFAAWIPSDDTPEYFIQSGTSMAAPHLSGVAALLKAVHPTWSPATIRSAIMTTADADVSDELLESALYFAKGAGHVNPNKAADPGLIYDITDDDYVSYICGKFGEEGARNIARKVVNCSKSMTEEELNYPSILLAPKGGVAAKVTRTVTNVGLARSSYTVSVTISKTAVSATVTPQMLTFNELNEQKSFTVSAEWSAGGPPTSGNQFVEGKLTWTSNDGKYVVTNPFVISAL, via the coding sequence ATGACTCTTACGCCATGGCTATTATTCTTTCTCCTCCTCGCCTTCTTCTTGAATCCCTCCGTCGCCTCTTCTTCTTCTGCGAGCCGTTACATTATTCAAGTGAAAGATCAGCCGACTGAGCCGCTGATGGAAGGGAGCCTGAAGAGGTGGCACGAATCTTTCCTGCCACCAGCCGTCGATGCGTCTGGTGTTGATCGGCGGCTACTGCACTCCTACAGCGACGTATTCAGCGGATTCGCGGCCATGCTGACGGAGGAAGAGCTGCAGGCGATGGGGAAGAAGAATGGTTTCGTCCGCGCGTTCCCGGACCGGGTGCTGCGCCTGATGACCACCCACACGCCGGATTTCCTTGGGCTCAAGGTCGGGAGTAAAGGGTTGTGGAATGACTCGAAGCTCGGGAGCGGAGTCATTGTCGGAGTTCTCGACAGCGGCGTGACGCCTGGCCACCCTTCCTACGACGACGAGGGTGTCCCGCCTCCGCCCTCGAGGTGGAAGGGCTCGTGCGAACTCGAGACCGGTTGCAACAACAAGCTCATCGGAGCCAGGTCGATGATCGCCGGTGGAGGTGGTAGTCCACCCATCGACGAGAGCGGCCACGGGACTCACACTTCCTCCACTGCCGCAGGTAACTTCGTCCGCAACGCGAGCTACTTCGGCTTCGCCAAAGGCACAGCTGCCGGGATGGCCCCTCGGGCTCACCTCGCCATCTACCAGGTCTGCACCGGCGCCCTCGGCAATGATAGCTGCAGTTCTGCCGATGTCCTTGCCGGGTTGGATTCAGCTGTAAAGGACGGCGTTGACATCCTCTCAATCTCGCTCGCCGGCGATTCCATACCTCTCGACCAGGATCCCATTGCTATCGGTTCGTTCGCGGCAGCCAGTAAGGGGATCTTCGTCAGTGCCTGTGCCGGAAACTCTGGACCTAACAACTTCACCCTCAACAATGAGGCGCCGTGGATGCTCACCGTGGCGGCTAGCAGTGTTGATCGAAGCTTCAGGGCCTCCGTGAAGCTTCCCAGTGGGAAAGTGATCTCCGGAGAGTCTCTCGACCAGCCTAGCAACTTTCCTAAAAGCTCTCTTCCCCTATACTACTCCACTGAGTCGCCGACCTGCGACATGGACCCTCTCGATGATAGCCACAGGGGCAGCATCTGGGTTTGCGAGGCCGGCGGTAGGCATAATGTGGTGGAATTCGCCAAGTCCCACGGCGCCAAGGCGTTGATTTTCATTTTCCCGAAGAAAGTGGGCGCCACCATCATACTGACCAAGATGGACTTTCCCGGAGTAGTGCTGGCCAACAAAGAAGGCTCCGATCTCATATCGTATTTGATCTCTGCTTCTAACCCCTCCGCATCGATTGTCTTTAACGGGACGGTTCTCGGCGTATCCTCTATCCCCGCCGTGGCTTGGTTCTCCTCCCGGGGGCCATCTCAAGCAACGCCGGGAATCCTCAAGCCAGACATCTCTGGCCCTGGCCTTAACATCTTTGcggcctggattccttccgatGACACTCCTGAGTACTTTATCCAATCCGGCACGTCCATGGCGGCGCCTCACCTCAGTGGTGTCGCTGCGCTCTTAAAGGCTGTGCATCCTACTTGGTCCCCGGCAACTATCAGGTCGGCAATCATGACCACGGCAGACGCCGATGTCTCTGACGAGTTACTTGAGTCGGCGCTCTATTTCGCCAAGGGCGCAGGACACGTCAACCCTAACAAAGCTGCTGATCCCGGACTTATTTACGACATCACCGATGATGACTATGTCTCCTATATCTGCGGCAAATTCGGTGAAGAAGGTGCAAGAAATATAGCACGTAAAGTTGTGAACTGCTCGAAGAGCATGACGGAAGAGGAGCTTAACTACCCGTCAATTCTACTAGCCCCCAAAGGCGGGGTGGCGGCCAAAGTGACTCGGACTGTCACGAATGTTGGACTGGCAAGATCGAGCTACACAGTGTCAGTGACCATATCGAAGACTGCCGTGTCGGCTACTGTCACCCCTCAGATGCTAACGTTCAACGAACTAAACGAGCAGAAGTCGTTCACAGTGAGTGCGGAATGGAGCGCTGGTGGACCTCCCACTTCCGGCAATCAATTTGTAGAGGGAAAGTTGACTTGGACTTCTAATGATGGTAAATATGTGGTGACCAACCCATTTGTCATCTCTGCCCTGTAA
- the LOC122040371 gene encoding subtilisin-like protease: MGTISCEVVGGKRRSGSVFTMVCSGPFGNESCSSADVLVGLDAAVKDGVDILSISLGGDSIPLDQDPIAIGSFAAASKGIFVSACAGNFGPNNFTLNNEAPWMLTVAASSVDRSFRVSVKLPSGKVIPGESLDQPSNFPKSSLPLYYSTESPTCDMDPLDDSHRGSIWVYEAGGRHNVVAFAKSHGAKALIFIFPKKVGATIILTKMDFPGVVLANKEGSDLISYLISASDPSTSIVFNGTVLGVSSAPAVAWFSSRGPSQATSGILKPDISGPGLNILAAWIPSDDTPEYKIQSGTSMAAPHLSGVAALLKAVHPTWSPASIRSAIMTTADADVSDELLESALYFAKGAGHVNPSKAADPGLIYDITDDDYVSYICGKFGEEGARNIARRVVNCSKSMMEEELNYPSILLAPKGGAAAKVTRIVTNVGLARSSYTVSVTISKTVVSATVTPHMLTFNELNEQKSFTVSAEWSAGGPPTSGNQFVEGKLTWTSNDGKYVVTSPFVISAL; encoded by the exons ATGGGAACAATTTCATGTGAAGTGGTCGGAGGTAAGAGGAGGAGCGGGAGTGTTTTCACTATG GTCTGCTCCGGCCCCTTCGGCAATGAAAGCTGCAGTTCTGCTGATGTCCTTGTCGGGTTGGACGCAGCTGTAAAGGACGGCGTTGACATCCTCTCTATCTCACTCGGCGGCGATTCCATACCGCTGGACCAGGATCCCATTGCCATCGGTTCGTTCGCGGCAGCCAGTAAGGGGATCTTCGTCAGTGCCTGTGCCGGAAACTTTGGACCTAACAACTTCACCCTCAACAATGAGGCGCCGTGGATGCTCACCGTGGCAGCTAGCAGTGTTGATCGAAGCTTCAGGGTCTCCGTGAAGCTTCCCAGTGGGAAAGTGATCCCCGGAGAGTCTCTTGACCAGCCTAGCAACTTTCCTAAAAGCTCTCTTCCCCTATACTACTCCACTGAGTCGCCGACCTGCGACATGGATCCTCTCGATGATAGCCACAGGGGCAGCATCTGGGTTTACGAGGCCGGCGGTAGGCATAATGTGGTGGCATTCGCCAAGTCCCACGGTGCCAAGGCGTTGATTTTCATTTTCCCGAAGAAAGTGGGTGCCACCATCATACTGACCAAGATGGACTTTCCCGGAGTAGTGCTCGCCAACAAAGAAGGCTCCGATCTCATATCGTATTTGATCTCTGCTTCTGACCCCTCCACATCGATTGTCTTTAACGGGACGGTTCTTGGCGTATCCTCTGCCCCCGCCGTGGCTTGGTTCTCCTCCCGAGGGCCGTCTCAAGCAACGTCGGGAATCCTCAAGCCAGACATCTCCGGCCCTGGCCTTAACATCTTGGcggcctggattccttccgatGACACTCCTGAGTACAAAATCCAATCCGGCACGTCCATGGCGGCGCCTCACCTCAGTGGTGTCGCCGCGCTCTTAAAGGCTGTGCATCCTACTTGGTCTCCGGCAAGTATCAGGTCGGCAATCATGACCACGGCAGACGCCGATGTCTCTGACGAGTTACTTGAGTCGGCGCTCTATTTCGCCAAGGGCGCAGGACACGTCAACCCTAGCAAAGCTGCTGATCCCGGACTTATTTACGACATCACCGATGATGACTATGTCTCCTATATCTGCGGCAAATTCGGTGAAGAAGGTGCAAGAAATATAGCACGTAGAGTTGTGAACTGCTCGAAGAGCATGATGGAAGAGGAGCTTAACTACCCGTCAATTCTACTAGCCCCTAAAGGCGGGGCGGCGGCCAAAGTGACTCGGATTGTCACGAATGTTGGACTGGCAAGATCGAGCTACACAGTGTCGGTGACCATATCAAAGACTGTCGTGTCGGCTACTGTCACCCCTCATATGCTAACGTTCAACGAACTGAACGAGCAGAAGTCGTTCACAGTGAGCGCGGAATGGAGCGCTGGTGGACCTCCCACTTCCGGCAATCAATTTGTAGAGGGAAAGTTGACTTGGACTTCTAATGATGGTAAATATGTGGTGACCAGCCCATTTGTCATCTCTGCCTTGTAA